Proteins encoded within one genomic window of Pseudomonadota bacterium:
- a CDS encoding helix-turn-helix transcriptional regulator: MSDEMMNTKELAKFLGIHEKQVYALTTAQKIPGTRITGKWIFPRKIIEEWIETNANAGLEQAKQKTRKMEYALLAAGSNDIILDLLQAHMKRSYPEFFMFSASVGSTEGLKALNTGHTDIAWSHLFDPKSGEYNVPFLPACTPNIKPVVVNLFHREIGFVVATKNPLGIKDFHDLRRKDVKFINRQKGSGIRVLTDLHLKQLSIPASEIRGYGNESYTHLEIGQSIYSKEADVGIATITVANIFGLAFIPIREEQFDMILDQSTFFEPGVQAFIEVLRSPDFRKRVAKMGNYNFKDSGKILYSTK, encoded by the coding sequence ATGTCGGACGAGATGATGAACACGAAAGAGCTTGCCAAGTTCCTGGGCATACACGAGAAGCAGGTTTATGCTTTGACAACAGCCCAGAAGATTCCCGGGACACGGATAACAGGCAAATGGATATTCCCCAGAAAAATAATCGAGGAGTGGATAGAGACTAACGCAAATGCCGGCCTGGAACAGGCAAAACAGAAGACCAGAAAAATGGAGTACGCTCTTCTGGCAGCCGGAAGTAATGACATCATCCTGGACCTTCTTCAGGCACACATGAAGAGATCTTATCCCGAATTCTTTATGTTCTCTGCGAGCGTTGGGAGTACGGAAGGTCTGAAGGCGCTGAACACAGGGCACACGGATATCGCATGGTCGCATCTCTTTGATCCGAAGTCCGGGGAATACAATGTCCCTTTCCTTCCTGCCTGTACCCCGAACATCAAGCCTGTCGTCGTCAACCTGTTTCACCGGGAAATCGGTTTTGTAGTGGCTACGAAAAATCCGCTGGGTATCAAAGACTTCCACGATCTGAGGCGCAAGGATGTAAAATTTATCAATCGCCAAAAGGGGTCAGGCATACGAGTCCTGACGGACCTCCACCTGAAGCAATTGTCAATCCCTGCCTCTGAAATAAGAGGCTACGGCAACGAATCCTATACACACCTGGAAATCGGCCAGTCGATCTATTCAAAAGAAGCGGATGTAGGTATTGCCACTATTACAGTTGCAAACATTTTCGGGCTTGCCTTTATTCCCATCCGTGAGGAGCAATTCGATATGATCCTGGACCAGTCAACCTTCTTCGAGCCTGGAGTCCAGGCATTCATTGAGGTCCTGCGGTCACCGGACTTCCGGAAAAGGGTGGCAAAAATGGGCAACTATAATTTTAAGGATTCCGGAAAAATCCTCTATTCGACTAAATGA